From the Billgrantia sulfidoxydans genome, one window contains:
- the tal gene encoding transaldolase, with protein MTTRLDALKQHSLVVADTGDLEAIRRYQPQDATTNPSLLLKAFDLPGYQALIEEELAAVKGETRDPRARIERAVDRLAVAKGAEIAKWVPGRVSTEVAAKLSFDTAASVRKAHELIELYERRGVGRERVLIKLASTWEGIRAAERLEREGINCNLTLLFSDAQAQACFDAGVFLISPFVGRVTDWYKKETGKEYAPDEDPGVKFVRSVCERAGRGGYDTVVMGASFRTSGQVLALAGCHRLTISPALLEELASQQGDVDKRVTFPSPGERPAPLTEPAFRWQHNQDAMANDKLAEGIRRFAEDQEQLERRIAERLG; from the coding sequence ATGACGACTCGACTCGACGCCCTCAAGCAACATTCGCTGGTCGTCGCCGACACCGGCGACCTCGAGGCCATTCGTCGCTACCAGCCGCAGGATGCCACTACCAATCCCTCGCTGCTGCTCAAGGCCTTCGACCTGCCGGGCTACCAGGCGCTGATCGAGGAAGAGCTCGCCGCGGTCAAGGGCGAGACCCGCGACCCGCGGGCCCGGATCGAGCGAGCCGTGGACCGCCTGGCCGTGGCCAAAGGGGCGGAAATTGCCAAGTGGGTGCCGGGGCGGGTGTCCACCGAAGTGGCCGCCAAGCTCTCCTTCGACACCGCGGCCAGCGTGCGCAAGGCCCATGAGCTGATCGAGCTGTACGAGCGCCGAGGCGTCGGCCGCGAGCGGGTGCTGATCAAGCTGGCTTCCACCTGGGAGGGCATTCGCGCCGCCGAACGACTCGAGCGGGAGGGCATCAACTGCAACCTCACGCTGCTGTTCAGCGACGCCCAGGCCCAGGCCTGCTTCGATGCCGGCGTGTTCCTGATCTCGCCGTTCGTCGGCCGGGTCACCGACTGGTACAAGAAGGAGACCGGCAAGGAGTACGCGCCGGATGAGGATCCCGGGGTGAAGTTCGTGCGCAGCGTGTGCGAGCGCGCCGGTCGTGGCGGCTATGACACCGTGGTGATGGGAGCGAGCTTTCGCACCAGCGGCCAGGTACTGGCGCTGGCCGGTTGTCATCGCCTGACGATCTCCCCGGCGCTGCTCGAAGAGCTGGCCTCGCAGCAGGGTGACGTCGACAAGCGGGTGACGTTCCCATCTCCCGGCGAGCGCCCCGCGCCGCTCACCGAGCCCGCGTTCCGCTGGCAGCACAACCAGGACGCCATGGCCAACGACAAGCTGGCCGAAGGCATTCGCCGCTTCGCCGAGGATCAGGAGCAGCTCGAACGGCGCATTGCCGAGCGGCTGGGCTGA
- the dctP gene encoding TRAP transporter substrate-binding protein DctP: MFATRKILPRLSALTLGVCLIGSTLAAEAATLRLATDSGTQGSPAGDTLDEWSRLIEEKSGGELEVEVYYQNELGGQQEVFDLLVAGGIDMMLSWPMTAYDKRIGIIYTPYMTLSWDEAIEAYSPGGWVNELLGDVFADIGLKFFGPWPEGFNGVASRGQYALDMESADGLTVRTMTVFPAPQTMQALGYQTAAIDWGEVYTALQTGVVDGEAGNVIYWPYEYFRDTLDYYVHTKHFFMTGILTMNMGSYERLSEAHQQVVSEAAREVMEQQFVDARERDEHYIAKAQEEGMEYFALPEETLEDFARRAREQVWPLMEEELGTEIMDTVRANATPL, translated from the coding sequence ATGTTCGCGACCCGCAAGATCCTGCCACGCCTGAGCGCTCTGACTCTGGGGGTCTGCCTGATAGGCAGCACCCTGGCCGCCGAAGCCGCTACTCTGCGCCTGGCCACCGACTCCGGCACCCAGGGCTCGCCGGCTGGTGATACCCTCGACGAGTGGAGCCGACTGATCGAGGAGAAGTCGGGCGGTGAACTCGAGGTCGAGGTCTACTATCAGAACGAGCTGGGCGGCCAGCAGGAGGTCTTCGACTTGCTGGTGGCCGGCGGTATCGACATGATGCTCAGCTGGCCGATGACTGCCTACGACAAGCGCATCGGGATCATTTATACCCCCTACATGACGCTCTCCTGGGACGAGGCCATTGAGGCCTACAGCCCGGGTGGCTGGGTCAACGAGCTGCTCGGCGACGTCTTCGCCGACATCGGCCTGAAGTTCTTCGGCCCCTGGCCCGAGGGCTTCAACGGCGTGGCCTCGCGCGGTCAGTACGCGCTGGACATGGAGAGTGCCGACGGCCTGACCGTGCGCACCATGACCGTCTTCCCGGCCCCGCAGACCATGCAGGCGCTGGGCTACCAGACCGCCGCCATCGATTGGGGCGAGGTCTATACCGCCTTGCAGACCGGCGTGGTGGACGGCGAAGCGGGCAACGTCATCTACTGGCCCTACGAGTACTTCCGCGACACCTTGGACTACTACGTCCACACCAAGCACTTCTTCATGACTGGCATCCTGACCATGAACATGGGCTCCTACGAGCGCCTGAGCGAGGCGCACCAGCAGGTGGTCAGCGAGGCGGCCCGCGAGGTCATGGAGCAGCAGTTCGTCGACGCCCGCGAGCGCGACGAGCACTACATCGCCAAGGCGCAGGAAGAGGGCATGGAGTATTTCGCCTTGCCCGAGGAGACCCTCGAAGATTTTGCCCGCCGCGCCCGTGAGCAGGTCTGGCCGCTCATGGAGGAGGAGCTGGGTACCGAGATCATGGACACCGTCCGCGCCAACGCCACCCCGCTGTGA
- a CDS encoding TRAP transporter small permease, whose product MQSFLKALDEKVGWLLNAVAFVTSLLVVGLMLFLILARYVFGWSLVGTLELVMLFGMWLYMTGAMIASRRREHLVVDFLELQLRDARLKALHKTLVAVIVAIISACFVYWAQRMLAWGIERPQHTPELSIPLWVSQAAIMLASVGCFCYALRDVWQGIAALRGARSGYAMAGEES is encoded by the coding sequence ATGCAATCCTTCCTCAAGGCCTTGGACGAGAAGGTCGGCTGGCTGCTCAACGCCGTCGCCTTCGTGACGAGTCTGCTCGTCGTCGGGCTGATGCTATTCCTGATACTGGCACGCTATGTCTTCGGTTGGTCACTGGTCGGCACCCTGGAGCTGGTCATGCTCTTTGGCATGTGGCTCTACATGACCGGTGCGATGATCGCCAGCCGGCGCCGCGAACACCTGGTGGTGGACTTCCTCGAACTGCAACTGCGCGATGCGCGCCTCAAGGCGCTGCACAAGACCCTGGTAGCGGTGATCGTGGCCATCATCAGCGCCTGCTTCGTCTACTGGGCTCAGCGCATGCTGGCTTGGGGCATCGAGCGGCCTCAGCACACCCCGGAGCTGTCGATCCCGCTGTGGGTCTCCCAGGCGGCCATCATGCTCGCCAGCGTCGGCTGCTTCTGCTATGCCCTGCGCGATGTGTGGCAGGGCATCGCGGCACTCCGCGGTGCCCGTTCCGGCTATGCGATGGCCGGGGAGGAGTCGTGA
- a CDS encoding TRAP transporter large permease gives MEGLFAILLLLLLMGLGVPVAWSFAGVLAYLAMAYDANLDTLMMQGFRSVDSVILIALPLFVLTGYLMQSGGIASRLVTFIETLVGRRRGGMGASMVLASGVFGAIAGTATAAVASIGTIMIGPLEQRGYPRGYSSALLGISSLLGILIPPSITMILFAVVTRQSVAALFAATVGPALLLIAGLILANRFAAGRLFQEIASEGLASGQAPSKVRATWRALPALSLPFIILGGIYGGVFTPTEAAAVAAFAAIVIGFLVYRDQSFKHFSRSVIAASETTGSIILILLFSFMIGRILAFERVPQDLTELITTLIDNPLLILIAVNIFLIVAGAILDDVSVTVVVAPLFLPLMVDTGIHPVHFGAIVACSVVIGANSPPVAPILYMACRIGRVSIHKTFAPALQLIAFVGIPIMLVTTFVPELSLFLPRLLGFL, from the coding sequence ATGGAAGGCCTGTTCGCGATCCTGCTGCTGCTGCTCCTGATGGGACTGGGCGTGCCCGTCGCCTGGTCTTTCGCCGGGGTGTTGGCCTACCTGGCCATGGCCTACGACGCCAACCTCGATACCCTGATGATGCAGGGCTTCCGCTCGGTGGATTCGGTGATCCTGATCGCGCTGCCGCTGTTCGTGCTGACCGGTTACCTGATGCAGAGTGGTGGCATCGCCAGCCGCCTGGTCACCTTCATCGAGACCTTGGTGGGCCGGCGTCGCGGGGGAATGGGGGCGTCCATGGTGCTGGCCTCCGGGGTGTTCGGCGCCATCGCCGGCACCGCCACCGCGGCGGTGGCCTCCATCGGCACCATCATGATCGGCCCGCTGGAGCAGCGTGGCTACCCCCGCGGCTACTCCTCGGCGCTGCTCGGCATCTCCTCGCTGCTCGGCATTCTGATCCCGCCCTCCATCACCATGATCCTCTTCGCGGTGGTGACGCGACAGTCGGTAGCGGCGTTGTTCGCGGCCACGGTGGGCCCGGCGTTGCTGCTGATCGCGGGATTGATCCTTGCCAACCGCTTCGCCGCGGGCCGGCTGTTCCAGGAGATCGCCAGCGAGGGCCTGGCCAGCGGCCAGGCGCCCTCCAAAGTGCGGGCCACCTGGCGGGCACTGCCGGCGTTGAGCCTGCCGTTCATCATCCTCGGCGGCATCTACGGTGGTGTCTTCACACCTACCGAGGCGGCGGCCGTGGCGGCCTTTGCGGCCATCGTCATCGGCTTCCTGGTCTACCGTGACCAGTCGTTCAAGCACTTTTCGCGCAGCGTGATCGCCGCCTCGGAGACCACCGGCTCGATCATCCTGATCTTGTTGTTCTCCTTCATGATCGGCCGAATCCTGGCCTTCGAGCGCGTGCCGCAGGACCTCACCGAGCTGATCACCACCCTGATCGATAATCCCTTGCTGATCCTGATCGCGGTGAATATCTTCCTGATCGTGGCCGGCGCCATCCTCGACGACGTTTCGGTAACGGTGGTAGTGGCCCCGCTGTTCCTGCCGCTGATGGTGGACACCGGCATTCATCCGGTGCATTTCGGTGCGATCGTCGCTTGCTCGGTGGTGATCGGCGCCAACAGCCCGCCGGTGGCGCCGATCCTCTACATGGCCTGCCGCATCGGCCGGGTGTCGATTCACAAGACCTTCGCGCCGGCGCTGCAACTGATCGCCTTCGTGGGTATACCAATAATGCTGGTGACCACCTTCGTGCCCGAGCTGTCGCTGTTCCTTCCGCGTCTGCTGGGCTTTCTCTAA
- a CDS encoding NGG1p interacting factor NIF3, translating into MYKLAFYVPLEDAETVKEAVFASGAGRIGDYEACCFETRGTGQFRPLAGADPHIGRVGDLAKVEEVKVELVCEDHLIRAAVDALRRAHPYEEPAYDVWKLAEL; encoded by the coding sequence ATGTACAAGCTTGCCTTCTACGTTCCGCTCGAGGATGCCGAAACGGTCAAGGAAGCCGTGTTCGCCAGCGGCGCCGGGCGCATCGGCGACTACGAAGCGTGCTGCTTCGAGACCCGCGGCACCGGTCAGTTTCGCCCGCTCGCCGGCGCCGACCCGCACATCGGCCGGGTCGGCGACCTGGCGAAGGTGGAGGAAGTGAAGGTGGAACTGGTCTGCGAGGATCACCTCATCCGCGCTGCCGTCGACGCCCTGCGCCGCGCGCACCCCTACGAGGAGCCGGCCTACGACGTGTGGAAGCTGGCGGAACTCTAA
- a CDS encoding fasciclin domain-containing protein, with translation MLGVALAGTVQADHHGDKQDIVDTAVAAGQFETLAAALEAAGLVETLKGEGPFTVFAPTDEAFGKLPEGTVESLLEPENREQLQAVLTYHVVPGKVMAADAMNLDSATTVQGQDLTITTMNGSVMIDDANVIQADIEASNGVIHVIDSVLMPE, from the coding sequence ATGCTGGGTGTCGCCTTGGCGGGCACCGTCCAGGCCGATCATCATGGCGACAAGCAGGATATCGTCGATACCGCGGTCGCAGCCGGGCAGTTCGAGACGCTGGCGGCGGCCCTGGAGGCGGCCGGCCTGGTGGAGACGCTCAAGGGCGAGGGCCCCTTCACCGTGTTCGCCCCCACCGACGAGGCCTTTGGCAAGCTGCCCGAAGGTACCGTGGAGAGCCTGCTCGAACCCGAGAACCGTGAGCAGCTCCAGGCCGTGCTGACCTATCACGTGGTGCCGGGGAAGGTCATGGCCGCTGATGCCATGAACCTCGACAGCGCGACGACGGTACAAGGCCAGGACCTCACCATTACCACCATGAACGGCAGCGTGATGATCGACGACGCCAATGTGATCCAGGCCGACATCGAGGCCAGCAACGGCGTGATCCATGTGATCGACAGCGTGCTGATGCCCGAGTGA
- a CDS encoding fructosamine kinase family protein — protein sequence MERTLADLLDTLGLSSRGELQTLGGGDIAAVYRLETSQGAVVVKRDDPRRVAGEADGLLALRKAQSALIVPEVLGVDGGWLILEALEAGARTPRAAAALGEGLRQLHAHTAGEHGWPRDNACGRTPQPNAPLADGREFQRERRLLPLARACQERGLMESRLLGRIEAVAQALETWLPDAPACLLHGDLWSGNVLYTPRGPAIIDPAVYRHYPEVDLAMLTLFGSPGEAFFEAYWEGREPTDWPRRESLFQLYPLLNHLLLFGGGYRGGVERAVAALEHVDR from the coding sequence ATGGAACGAACGCTGGCTGACCTGCTGGACACCCTGGGGCTCTCTTCCCGGGGGGAACTGCAAACGCTTGGGGGCGGCGACATCGCTGCCGTCTACCGACTGGAAACGTCGCAGGGAGCGGTAGTGGTCAAGCGCGACGACCCCAGGCGCGTGGCAGGCGAGGCGGATGGCCTGCTCGCCTTGCGCAAGGCGCAAAGCGCTCTGATCGTGCCCGAGGTGCTGGGCGTCGACGGCGGCTGGCTGATTCTTGAGGCGCTCGAAGCGGGGGCGCGTACGCCGCGCGCTGCCGCGGCGCTGGGCGAGGGGCTTCGCCAACTGCACGCTCACACCGCCGGCGAGCATGGCTGGCCGAGGGACAATGCCTGCGGACGCACGCCGCAACCCAATGCGCCACTCGCCGACGGGCGTGAGTTCCAGCGCGAGCGGCGCCTGCTGCCGCTGGCCCGGGCCTGCCAGGAGCGCGGCCTGATGGAGAGCCGGCTACTCGGGCGCATCGAAGCCGTGGCGCAGGCACTGGAGACCTGGCTGCCCGATGCGCCGGCCTGCCTGCTGCACGGTGATCTGTGGTCGGGCAACGTGCTCTACACGCCGCGGGGGCCAGCGATCATCGACCCGGCGGTGTATCGCCATTACCCCGAGGTGGACCTGGCCATGCTGACGCTGTTCGGCTCGCCCGGCGAGGCGTTCTTCGAGGCCTACTGGGAGGGCCGAGAGCCGACCGACTGGCCGCGACGCGAGTCGCTGTTCCAGCTCTATCCGCTGCTCAATCACCTGCTGCTGTTCGGCGGCGGTTATCGCGGCGGTGTCGAACGGGCGGTGGCTGCTCTCGAACATGTCGATCGATAG
- a CDS encoding efflux RND transporter periplasmic adaptor subunit, giving the protein MKRTSRLGRATLMVLAASLLLAACGQEENPEAQQQAAAQRQPHPVEVVAIERQDIALEKSYPSLLRSDDEVTLVARITGNLEERHFEPGEQVERGQRLFSIEPDVYQAAVNQHEANLQSAQAELSRAQRDAERFERLLSQNSVSQQQVDQARAELGVARAAVAQAEAALASARIDLAYAEVAAPVSGVIGLAQINVGNLVSPGTVLATITPLDPLEVRFQLPQRDALELRQQLNGRGGESIRATLNVPGGSGAAAQQLEGQLDFLGSRVDERTSTVQASASFANLDTRVLPGQFARVSLEGLKRFDVLAVPEIAVTQGLMGPQVFVLDEDDVARSRTVELGEVAGPWQIVRGGLEPGERVVVGDPAGIEPGTPIDPRPFEGDAETLVEEVEQAEAEAERQAAEAMQEQEAAEAMPGEDAAEGGEDDA; this is encoded by the coding sequence ATGAAAAGAACCTCTCGACTTGGCCGGGCCACGCTGATGGTGCTGGCCGCCAGTCTGTTGCTGGCCGCCTGTGGCCAGGAAGAGAACCCCGAGGCGCAGCAGCAGGCGGCCGCGCAGCGCCAGCCGCATCCCGTCGAGGTCGTGGCGATCGAGCGTCAGGACATCGCACTGGAAAAGTCCTACCCGTCGCTGTTGCGCAGCGACGACGAGGTTACCCTCGTGGCGCGCATCACGGGCAATCTCGAGGAGCGCCATTTCGAGCCCGGCGAGCAGGTCGAGAGAGGCCAGCGGCTCTTCTCCATCGAGCCCGACGTCTACCAGGCGGCGGTGAACCAGCACGAGGCCAACCTGCAGAGCGCCCAGGCCGAACTGTCCCGTGCCCAGCGCGACGCCGAGCGCTTCGAGCGCCTGCTGAGCCAGAACTCGGTGAGCCAGCAGCAGGTCGACCAGGCGCGCGCGGAGCTGGGCGTCGCGCGCGCTGCCGTGGCCCAGGCCGAGGCGGCGCTGGCCAGCGCCCGCATCGACTTGGCCTACGCCGAGGTCGCTGCGCCGGTGTCGGGCGTGATCGGCCTGGCGCAGATCAATGTCGGCAACCTGGTGAGCCCCGGTACCGTCCTGGCTACCATCACTCCGCTGGATCCGCTGGAGGTGCGCTTCCAGTTGCCCCAGCGCGACGCTCTCGAGCTGCGCCAGCAGCTGAACGGCCGCGGCGGCGAGTCGATACGTGCCACGTTGAACGTTCCCGGCGGTAGCGGCGCGGCCGCCCAGCAACTCGAAGGCCAGCTCGATTTCCTCGGCTCGCGCGTGGACGAACGCACCAGCACGGTCCAGGCGAGCGCCTCCTTCGCCAATCTCGACACCCGAGTGCTGCCCGGCCAGTTCGCCCGCGTCAGCCTCGAGGGGCTCAAGCGCTTCGACGTGCTGGCGGTACCCGAGATCGCCGTGACCCAGGGCCTGATGGGGCCCCAGGTGTTCGTGCTCGACGAGGACGACGTGGCCCGTTCGCGCACCGTGGAGCTCGGTGAAGTGGCGGGCCCGTGGCAGATCGTCCGCGGCGGCCTGGAGCCCGGCGAGCGGGTGGTGGTGGGCGACCCGGCCGGCATCGAACCCGGCACGCCCATCGACCCCCGGCCCTTCGAAGGCGATGCCGAGACCCTGGTCGAAGAGGTCGAGCAGGCCGAAGCCGAGGCGGAGCGACAGGCCGCCGAGGCCATGCAGGAGCAGGAAGCCGCCGAGGCCATGCCTGGGGAGGATGCCGCCGAGGGCGGTGAGGACGACGCATGA
- a CDS encoding efflux RND transporter permease subunit, which yields MNFSNFFIKRPIFATVLAIILTVMGVVSMRVLPIEQYPSVVPPTVSVRAQFPGADAETVAQTVAAPLAEAINGVEDMLYMTSTSGDNGSMSLDVAFDIGTDGDINTINVNNRVQGALSRLPEAVQAQGVTVELRSSSILMLVSLISPQGDYDNVFMQNYATLNILDELRQVPGVGEAEVLGGGEFAMRVWMDPDKLAQYDLTPTEVARAIRAQNTEVPAGNLAATPQRDPRAFTYTITAGGRLSDVEDFRDIFLRSNPDGSALRLDDVARIELGASYYGVQARLNGATMTPIIINQQPGANALETAQAVQDTMAELESRFPPGLEYVVPYDTTLFIGASVDTVTKVFIEAFLIVGVILFIFLQNWRFTVIAMSVVPVSVLATFAGFYLFGFSINLLTLFALVLSIGIVVDDAILVVENVERVLSEDDEITVTQATIRAMKEVGGPVIATSLIMAAVFVPVAFLGGFTGQIYQQFAITVAVSVAFSALMALTFTPALSALFIKHKPKGVGESRLKRALNTPLRLFDRLFAGVTAVYMWLVKVLVRFWGLALLLTALVIGASWWLYQITPSTLVPETDQGIVLASVQLPDSASLARTQSYMDELSSRIEEVPGVRYSTAVAGYDILSSSVNTARGIMFINMEPWDERELTATQLVGRIMQLGAEIPGGSAMAFNVPPIMGLSTTGGFTGYLQSFEGASPQELFQASVQVMQAANQHPALQQVFTTFNVNVPGYRAVIDQQKALSYGVALEDLNATLSNTFGNGFVNFFSYQNRNFQVYLQNEDNFRKTPDDVSSVYVRGGNGERIPLSEFVTLERQAKPAVVSRFGVYLGAQFQGGPAPGYSSGQAIAAMDEIVEETLGGGWGMGWTGTAYQESQLGNTATLAIVFGILMVFLILAAQYESWSLPLAVLTATPFAFLGGIGGIVLRGLDTSVYVEIGMLVVVGLAAKNAILIVEFAELQRREQGKSIREAAITAAELRFRPIVMTSLAFIFGTLPLALASGASDVSSHHIGTTVAVGMASVAVLGSLFVPSFYAVIARISDWLRHRLWGRREMTAEH from the coding sequence ATGAATTTCTCCAACTTCTTCATCAAGCGCCCGATCTTCGCCACGGTGCTGGCGATCATCCTCACCGTGATGGGGGTGGTGAGCATGCGGGTGCTGCCCATCGAGCAGTATCCCAGCGTGGTGCCGCCCACGGTGTCGGTGCGGGCCCAGTTCCCGGGGGCCGATGCCGAGACGGTGGCGCAGACGGTGGCTGCACCGCTGGCCGAAGCGATCAACGGCGTCGAGGACATGCTCTACATGACCTCGACCAGCGGCGACAACGGCTCCATGAGCCTCGACGTGGCCTTCGACATCGGCACCGACGGCGACATCAACACGATCAACGTCAACAATCGGGTGCAGGGCGCACTGTCGCGCCTGCCCGAGGCGGTGCAGGCCCAGGGCGTGACGGTGGAGCTGCGTTCCAGTTCGATCCTGATGCTGGTGTCGCTGATCTCGCCGCAGGGCGACTACGACAACGTCTTCATGCAGAACTACGCCACGCTCAACATCCTCGACGAGCTGCGCCAGGTGCCCGGCGTGGGCGAGGCCGAAGTGCTCGGCGGCGGCGAGTTCGCCATGCGCGTGTGGATGGACCCCGACAAGCTGGCCCAGTACGACCTGACCCCCACCGAAGTGGCCAGGGCCATTCGCGCCCAGAACACCGAGGTGCCGGCGGGCAACCTGGCGGCCACGCCGCAGCGCGATCCCCGTGCGTTCACCTATACCATCACCGCCGGCGGGCGCCTCAGCGATGTCGAGGACTTCCGCGATATCTTCCTGCGCTCCAATCCCGACGGCTCTGCGCTGCGCCTGGACGACGTGGCGCGCATCGAGCTGGGGGCCTCCTACTACGGCGTTCAGGCCCGCCTGAACGGCGCCACCATGACGCCGATCATCATCAACCAGCAGCCGGGTGCCAACGCGCTGGAAACGGCCCAGGCGGTGCAGGACACCATGGCCGAGCTGGAGTCGCGCTTCCCTCCCGGGCTCGAATACGTAGTGCCCTACGACACCACGCTGTTCATCGGCGCCTCGGTGGACACGGTGACCAAGGTGTTCATCGAGGCGTTCCTGATCGTCGGCGTGATCCTGTTCATCTTCCTGCAGAACTGGCGCTTCACGGTGATCGCCATGTCGGTGGTGCCGGTGTCGGTGCTGGCCACCTTTGCCGGCTTCTACCTGTTCGGCTTCTCGATCAACCTGCTGACGCTGTTCGCGCTGGTGCTCTCGATCGGCATCGTGGTCGACGACGCCATCCTGGTGGTGGAGAACGTCGAGCGCGTGCTCAGCGAGGACGACGAGATCACGGTGACCCAGGCGACCATCCGCGCCATGAAGGAAGTGGGCGGCCCGGTCATCGCCACCTCGCTGATCATGGCGGCGGTATTCGTGCCGGTGGCCTTCCTCGGCGGCTTCACCGGCCAGATCTACCAGCAGTTCGCGATCACCGTGGCGGTCTCGGTGGCCTTCTCGGCGCTGATGGCGTTGACCTTCACCCCGGCGCTCTCGGCGCTGTTCATCAAGCACAAGCCGAAGGGGGTGGGGGAGTCCCGGCTGAAGCGGGCACTCAATACCCCGCTACGGCTGTTCGACCGACTGTTCGCCGGCGTGACCGCCGTCTACATGTGGCTGGTCAAGGTGCTGGTGCGCTTCTGGGGGCTGGCGCTGTTGCTGACGGCGCTGGTCATCGGCGCTTCCTGGTGGCTCTACCAGATCACGCCCTCGACCCTGGTGCCCGAGACCGACCAGGGCATCGTGCTGGCCAGCGTCCAGCTGCCCGACTCCGCCTCCCTGGCGCGCACCCAGAGTTACATGGACGAGCTCAGCTCGCGCATCGAGGAGGTTCCCGGGGTGCGGTACTCCACCGCCGTGGCCGGTTACGACATTCTCTCGAGCTCGGTCAACACCGCGCGGGGGATCATGTTCATCAACATGGAGCCCTGGGACGAGCGTGAGCTGACCGCGACCCAACTGGTGGGGCGGATCATGCAGCTGGGCGCGGAGATCCCGGGCGGTTCGGCCATGGCGTTCAACGTACCGCCGATCATGGGGCTCTCCACCACCGGTGGCTTCACCGGCTACCTGCAGTCGTTCGAGGGGGCCTCGCCGCAGGAGCTGTTCCAGGCCTCGGTGCAGGTGATGCAGGCGGCCAACCAGCATCCCGCCCTGCAGCAGGTGTTCACTACCTTCAACGTCAACGTGCCGGGCTATCGCGCCGTGATCGACCAGCAGAAGGCGCTGAGCTACGGCGTGGCGTTGGAAGATCTGAACGCGACCCTGTCGAACACCTTCGGCAACGGCTTCGTCAACTTCTTCAGCTACCAGAACCGCAACTTTCAGGTCTACCTGCAGAACGAGGACAACTTCCGCAAGACCCCGGACGATGTCAGCAGCGTCTACGTGCGCGGCGGCAACGGCGAGCGCATCCCGCTCTCGGAGTTCGTCACGCTCGAGCGCCAGGCCAAGCCGGCGGTGGTATCGCGCTTCGGCGTCTATCTGGGGGCGCAGTTCCAGGGCGGCCCCGCGCCGGGCTACAGCTCGGGCCAGGCGATCGCCGCCATGGACGAGATCGTCGAGGAGACCCTCGGCGGCGGCTGGGGCATGGGCTGGACCGGCACCGCCTACCAGGAGAGCCAGCTCGGCAATACCGCCACGCTGGCCATCGTGTTCGGCATCCTGATGGTATTCCTGATCCTGGCGGCGCAGTACGAGAGCTGGTCGCTGCCGCTGGCGGTGCTCACGGCGACGCCCTTCGCCTTCCTCGGCGGCATCGGCGGCATTGTCCTGCGCGGGCTCGACACCAGCGTCTACGTGGAGATCGGCATGCTGGTGGTGGTGGGCCTGGCGGCCAAGAACGCTATCCTGATCGTCGAATTCGCCGAGCTGCAGCGCAGGGAGCAGGGCAAGTCGATCCGCGAGGCGGCCATCACCGCGGCCGAGCTGCGCTTCCGGCCGATCGTGATGACCTCGCTGGCATTCATCTTCGGTACCCTGCCGCTGGCGTTGGCGAGCGGGGCGAGCGATGTCAGCAGCCACCACATCGGCACCACCGTGGCGGTGGGTATGGCCTCGGTGGCGGTGCTCGGCAGCCTCTTCGTACCGAGCTTCTACGCCGTGATCGCCCGCATCTCCGACTGGCTCCGCCATCGGCTGTGGGGCCGGCGCGAGATGACAGCCGAGCACTGA